A stretch of the Papaver somniferum cultivar HN1 chromosome 6, ASM357369v1, whole genome shotgun sequence genome encodes the following:
- the LOC113291517 gene encoding peptide-N4-(N-acetyl-beta-glucosaminyl)asparagine amidase A-like, whose product MSLLIPQNTKKAVLEIYVSSHGNDEFWYSNPPNSYIEQNNLTTQRGNGAFRQVFATVDGVTVGSATPFPVSYTGGINPLFWEPVVAIGAFNLPTYDFDLTPFLGFLLDGKNHSFGLGVTDSISFWLVSYLTPPIEFKIKSKADGLDGKFKIKGKREIEYSGWVNSSAGNFTTPITEKFKFKNKIKIKNYGQENQVKQKIKVKTEIIVENEIGQEISKLSISRKYPLKIKISTLPGADKDTFLSITNVSHSLEETYTSRSLSSNEGVEISVENSQDSGGWMLVKDHSVIWGTGSTAQTYSYQDQNGHYSRVVYAANGKILQDNSTLTSASSSFSA is encoded by the exons atgagtttactg ATTCCACAAAATACTAAAAAAGCTGTTTTGGAAATCTATGTTTCATCTCATGGGAATGATGAATTTTGGTACTCTAACCCGCCAAATTCTTACATTGAACAGAATAATTTGACTACCCAGAGAGGGAATGGAGCTTTCCGGCAAGTGTTTGCGACGGTCGATGGGGTTACCGTTGGTTCTGCGACTCCATTTCCTGTTAGTTACACCGGTGGGATTAATCCATTGTTTTGGGAACCTGTTGTTGCTATCGGAGCATTTAATCTTCCTACTTATGATTTCGATTTAACTCCGTTTCTCGGGTTTCTATTAGATGGAAAGAATCATTCTTTTGGTCTTGGTGTTACTGATTCTATTTCATTTTGGCTT GTTTCCTATCTAACTCCTCCTATTGAgttcaaaataaaatcaaaagctGACGGTCTAGATGGGAAATTCAAgattaaaggaaagagagagatagaGTACTCAGGATGGGTTAATTCATCGGCCGGGAACTTTACGACACCAATTACTGAAAAGTTCAAGttcaagaataaaatcaagatcaAGAACTATGGCCAAGAAAATCAAGTGAAACAGAAGATTAAAGTGAAGACTGAGATTATAGTTGAAAATGAGATTGGTCAGGAGATTAGTAAGTTGAGTATAAGTAGGAAGTATCCACTTAAAATTAAAATCTCGACGTTGCCCGGAGCCGACAAGGATACATTTTTATCGATTACTAACGTTTCTCATTCATTGGAAGAGACGTATACAAGTCGTTCTTTATCATCAAATGAGGGAGTAGAAATCTCTGTTGAGAACAGTCAAGATTCAGGTGGATGGATGCTTGTTAAAGACCATTCTGTTATATGGGGCACGGGGAGTACAGCACAAACATATAGTTACCAAGATCAAAATGGTCACTACTCTAGAGTTGTTTATGCGGCTAATGGTAAAATTTTACAAGACAATTCGACTCTTACTAGTGCGTCCTCGTCGTTCTCTGCTTAA